From Bacillus marinisedimentorum:
GTGATTAAATAAAGAGTCTTTGTACGTGATTGATTGCCTGCAGTTTAAAATTATCCTTTATTTGACAACCTCTTATAATTGTGCGACTTTATAATTAGACAGGGGACTTTCTATTCGACCTTATATTAATAAGGTAAGCTAATTTCTTAAGCGCAAGGATTCTCTAAGAGAATATAAACTATTCAACTTTTTGGAGTCCCTTGTCACAATAATTAGGAGATTTAATAATGAATAATAATCTGAAAGAAGAAATTATATCATTAATGAATGATAGGGTTTGGATAACCAAAAAAGCTCGGATGGAAGCAGAAGCACGAATGAATCGCAATCATCTGTTCACCCAGTTATTAGTCAATTATTATACGTTTGTAGTTTTGGGGTTCTCAATATGGACTCTAGTTTCAAATAACAATGCTGTATCGTTATTAACTGTGATTGCGTCAGTTGGCCTTTTTGGAGTTTCAATATTTGTAAGTGCAATAGGATATAGGGAAAAAGCACTTCAGTTTAAAGAATCCTACTTAAAATTAAACGTTCTAGAGTTTAATTTAAAAAATTTGCTTAGGAAAGATCTCGATGATAAAAATACTACTGAAGAACTTACAAAATATGAAAAAGACTACTCCGAAATACTTACTAAATCTGAAAATCATATGGATATTGATTATATTAAAGTATTAATAAAGCACAATAAAAAAATAACTAATAGTGAATCATTGAAATATTATAGTAATAAATTAATATACTATAGTTTAGTGCTTACGTTAATAGTGGCTCCAATAATTTTGTTAATATTATATTTAGGAGGTATTTAGAAAGTTGTCTGCGAGT
This genomic window contains:
- a CDS encoding SLATT domain-containing protein, whose protein sequence is MNNNLKEEIISLMNDRVWITKKARMEAEARMNRNHLFTQLLVNYYTFVVLGFSIWTLVSNNNAVSLLTVIASVGLFGVSIFVSAIGYREKALQFKESYLKLNVLEFNLKNLLRKDLDDKNTTEELTKYEKDYSEILTKSENHMDIDYIKVLIKHNKKITNSESLKYYSNKLIYYSLVLTLIVAPIILLILYLGGI